A single region of the Fusarium fujikuroi IMI 58289 draft genome, chromosome FFUJ_chr05 genome encodes:
- a CDS encoding probable RIC1 protein, whose translation MPFTASDICKILLAIILPPVGVFLERGCGADFFINILLTILGYIPGIIHALYIILKY comes from the exons ATGCCTTTCACTGCTAG CGATATCTGCAAGATCCTCCTTGCCATCATCCTCCCTCCCGTGGGTGTCTTCCTCGAGCGTGGCTGCGGTgccgacttcttcatcaacatcctccttaCCATCTTGG GTTACATCCCCGGTATCATCCACGCTCTGTACATCATTCTGAAGTACTAA